The genomic segment CCCTGAGCCTTGAGGTCGCCCACGAGCTGCTTCTCGATCTCGATGCAGAACTCCCGCTCCCAGTGGCGGGCCTTCAGCTCGGCCTCGGTGAAAATCTTCCGCTGTTCCTCCGTGAGGGTTTTCTCCCAAAAGTCCTTGTTGATCAGCAGGATGGCCGGTGCATAGAAATGGCCCGTCAGGGAGAGGTATTTCTGCACCTCGGCGAACTTGGAGGTGGAAATGATGATCAGGGGATTTTCCTGGCCGTCCACGGTGCTCTGCTGCAGGGCGGTGAAGAGCTCGCCGAAGGGCATGGGAACGGGGTAGGCGCCGAGAGTCTTGAAGGTCCCCACGTGGATGGGGTTCTCCATCAGGCGGATCTTGAGCCCCTTGAGGTCGTCGGGAACGACCACGGGCCTCTTGGAGTTGGTGAGCATCCTGAAGCCGTTTTCCCAGATTCCCAGGCCGACCATGCCCTTGGAGAGGACGGAGTCGAGGATTTTCTTTCCCTCCGGGCCGTCCATCCAGGCGTAGGCTTTCTGGCGGTCCTGGATGATGAAGGGAAGGTCGAAGACGAGGAAGGCGTTCGTGAAG from the Aminivibrio sp. genome contains:
- a CDS encoding TRAP transporter substrate-binding protein; protein product: MKKLLCLVAVCLVLFSAGTALAADKVVVRVAHTLAPDSHYNKGLEHLGKLLNEATNGQIELQIFHSSQLGSERDAIEGVSMGTLEMTLVSSAPLANFTNAFLVFDLPFIIQDRQKAYAWMDGPEGKKILDSVLSKGMVGLGIWENGFRMLTNSKRPVVVPDDLKGLKIRLMENPIHVGTFKTLGAYPVPMPFGELFTALQQSTVDGQENPLIIISTSKFAEVQKYLSLTGHFYAPAILLINKDFWEKTLTEEQRKIFTEAELKARHWEREFCIEIEKQLVGDLKAQGMEVTEPDKAKFFEAVQPVYKEFEEKVGKEIIQKLIDAQK